A window from Purpureocillium takamizusanense chromosome 3, complete sequence encodes these proteins:
- a CDS encoding uncharacterized protein (COG:S~EggNog:ENOG503NXGZ), producing the protein MAPSAITPETSPERQVFAKKVVQARSHASSVSSVASITLNDGNTIPQVALGVYKAPNGQETEDAVTAALDAGYRHIDSAARYANEEACGRAIRRWLEKTGTPREEIFVCSKLWDADHGYEATFNALCSSLDKFGLDYLDLYLIHSPAEDEQKRLESWRALETAKKLGKVKSIGVSNFGAAHINNLLENASVIPAVNQVEVHPFCQREALVELCNKHGIKIEAYSPLARGNKLEDPTINAIAAKYGRTPAQILLNWNAARGNVVLPKSLTASRIQSNLESFDFKLAQEDIDTINALGEENYVTGSMHKSAD; encoded by the coding sequence atggccccTTCTGCTATCACTCCCGAGACTTCCCCTGAGCGTCAGGTCTTCGCCAAGAAGGTCGTTCAGGCTCGCTCCCACGCCAGCTCCGTCTCCTCTGTCGCCTCCATCACCCTCAACGACGGCAACACTATCCCCCAGGTCGCCCTCGGTGTCTACAAGGCCCCCAACGGTCAGGAGACTGAGGATGCCGTCACTGCCGCGCTGGACGCCGGATACCGCCACATCGACTCGGCTGCCAGGTATGCCAACGAGGAGGCCTGCGGTCGCGCTATCCGCCGGTGGCTCGAGAAGACGGGTACCCCCCGCGAGGAGATTTTTGTCTGCTCCAAGCTGTGGGACGCCGACCACGGCTACGAGGCCACCTTCAACGCCCTTTGCTCGTCTCTGGACAAGTTCGGGCTCGACTATCTCGACCTTTACCTGATTCACTCccccgccgaggacgagcagaaGCGTCTCGAGAGCTGGCGCGCGCTTgagacggccaagaagctcggcaaggtcaagtcCATTGGCGTCTCCAACTTTGGTGCTGCCCACATCAACAACCTTCTCGAGAATGCCTCGGTCATCCCCGCTGTCAACCAGGTCGAGGTGCACCCCTTCTGccagcgcgaggccctcgtcgagctttGCAACAAGCACGGCATCAAGATCGAGGCCTACTCCCCCCTGGCCCGCGGTAACAAGCTCGAGGACCCcaccatcaacgccatcgccgccaagtACGGCCGGACGCCTGCTCAGATCCTGCTCAACTGGAACGCGGCCCGCGGCAATGTCGTCCTTCCCAAGAGTCTGACGGCCAGTCGCATCCAGAGCAACCTGGAGAGCTTTGACTTCAAGCTTGCCCAGGAGGACATTGACACCATCAACGCTTTGGGCGAGGAGAACTATGTCACTGGCTCTATGCACAAGTCCGCGGACTGA
- a CDS encoding uncharacterized protein (SECRETED:SignalP(1-24~SECRETED:cutsite=AYA-SN~SECRETED:prob=0.6448)~EggNog:ENOG503P90S) → MSRRLTRLTAALLAVLVTPAAAYASNGMTVADLAVRADDTVWRDAIVHLNATNATSVPGYNISAPYSKYPQRTPDWELAISVTADIPTTEPAGKFFTGTAINWTPALELRRNGTVRGDKSWTVCMGVYKGAKLRTDKVQVDSTCDGILPDKCVKELQQQASGNSVCSRTASLPSECVDEMGKGDIQGYSVDASFGPETNRSSVGFYYSSEKEGHDKGNTTAYDDAIRQVWVVMTGFASNTTDSRRNSPRQETDAQGSLRCIRAQKFKDGSRSYDSAASGRQLGFASWATAVLVPTCIAILL, encoded by the exons ATGTCTAGGCGGCTCACGCggctcaccgccgcccttctcgccgtgctcgtcaCGCCCGCGGCAGCATATGCCTCCAATGGCAtgaccgtcgccgacctcgcaGTGCGGGCCGACGACACTGTCTGGCGCGATGCCATTGTTCATCTCAACGCGACCAATGCGACTTCCGTCCCAGGCTACAACATCAGCGCCCCGTACTCCAAATATCCGCAGCGTACGCCGGACTGGGAGCTTGCCATCAGCGTCACGGCCGATATCCCTACCACAGAGCCGGCAGGCAAGTTCTTCACCGGCACGGCCATCAACTGGACTCCGGCTCTCGAGCTGAGAAGGAACGGGACGGTGCGCGGGGACAAGTCATGGACCGTGTGCATGGGCGTGTACAAAGGCGCCAAGTTGCGGACCGACAAGGTGCAAGTTGACTCGACGTGCGACGGAATCCTGCCCGACAAGTGCGTCAAGGAGCTCCAACAACAAGCAAGTGGCAACAGCGTGTGCAGCAGAACTGCATCCCTGCCAAGCGAATGCGTCGATGAGATGGGCAAAGGAGATATCCAAGGTTACTCAGTTG ATGCGTCATTTGGGCCGGAGACGAACAGGTCGTCAGTAGGATTTTACTACAGCTCGGAAAAGGAGGGGCACGATAAAGGAAACACCACGGCCTATGACGACGCAATCCGGCAGGTATGGGTCGTCATGACCGGTTTCGCCAGCAACACGACAGACTCCCGTCGCAACTCGCCCAGGCAGGAAACCGACGCGCAGGGGTCGCTGAGATGCATTCGCGCCCAAAAGTTCAAGGACGGGAGTCGCAGTTACGATAGTGCGGCGTCGGGTCGGCAGCTGGGCTTTGCATCGTGGGCCACGGCGGTCCTCGTTCCTACATGTATTGCAATTCTCTTGTGA
- a CDS encoding uncharacterized protein (COG:S~EggNog:ENOG503P0QZ) gives MAAINRSVSRYETTAVYTHPDAKVDIVLVHGLNGCPDKTWTSKDGVFWPVDLLPASLKGLQANILVYGYNADVYSRRNDRSASDNFIHQHAQTLVTSLTLFRKSEGTFRNPIIWVCHSLGGILVKRALLYSNDVRSSHHEDYRSIYVSTFGLMFLGTPHTGSDMATWGLVLQGMSDAIMPKKFFESESVLLKTLKKDNETLSNINNHFLDIYQRFRIHMAHENHKTDIKGTKMLVVDANSASPQLPGVTYYGVEATHAQMCKFSGPNAPGYRALSTDIRQWVMDAPALIDVRWQVEEQERATRMRHEIHERMSPFMSPCPSPAPYAAVAAPRRACANLSALPVTPPPSTTLAVGRRGATAMPRALLPTNYDEQAMWRADAAAAQSEMKTFYELTR, from the exons ATG GCCGCCATTAATCGGTCCGTCTCACGGTATGAGACCACCGCCGTATACACTCACCCTGACGCCAAGGTCGACATAGTCCTCGTGCACGGCTTGAATGGCTGCCCCGACAAAACGTGGACATCCAAGGACGGAGTCTTCTGGCCCGTGGACCTCCTGCCAGCGTCGCTCAAGGGCTTGCAAGCCAACATCCTCGTGTACGGGTACAACGCAGACGTATATTCTCGGCGCAACGACCGCAGCGCGAGCGACAACTTCATTCATCAGCACGCCCAGACACTCGTCACGAGTCTGACATTGTTCCGCAAGAGTGAGGGCACCTTTAGAAACCCCATCATCTGGGTGTGCCACAGCCTGGGTGGCATCCTAGTGAAGCGCGCTCTGCTCTACTCGAATGACGTTCGAAGCTCCCACCATGAGGATTATCGGTCCATCTACGTCTCGACCTTTGGCCTCATGTTTCTTGGTACGCCTCACACTGGATCCGACATGGCGACATGGGGTCTCGTGCTGCAGGGCATGTCCGACGCCATCATGCCCAAGAAATTCTTTGAGTCCGAATCGGTGCTGCTGAAAACTCTCAAGAAGGACAACGAGACACTGTCCAACATCAACAACCATTTCTTGGACATTTATCAGCGCTTTAGGATCCACATGGCGCACGAGAACCATAAGACGGACATCAAGGGCACCAA gatgctcgtcgtcgatgccaaCTCGGCCAGTCCACAGCTCCCCGGCGTCACGTActacggcgtcgaggcgacgCACGCGCAGATGTGCAAGTTCTCGGGCCCCAACGCCCCCGGCTACCGCGCGCTGTCGACAGACATCCGACAATGGGTCATGGACGCGCCGGCGCTCATCGACGTGCGGTGGCaggtggaggagcaggagcgcgCGACGCGCATGAGGCACGAGATCCACGAGAGAATGTCCCCATTT ATGTCGCCATGTccatcgcccgcgccgtacgcggccgttgccgcgCCACGCAGGGCGTGCGCGAACCTGTCGGCCCTGCCCGTCACGCCCCCTCcttcgacgacgctggcggtcgggcgccgaggggcgacggccatgccgAGGGCGCTCCTTCCAACGAATTACGACGAGCAAGCGATGTGGCGTGCGGACGCAGCCGCTGCGCAGAGCGAGATGAAAACTTTTTATGAGCTTACTAGATGA
- a CDS encoding uncharacterized protein (COG:T~EggNog:ENOG503P0KY), with product MPQVEESDARSSRRRDADGAGHDTKEPRHRRDDDDEDRRESRKPSDRERGRVRNRRRSRSPEDSVRSRRRPRSSDRHRQRSREGARDRSRERGERRRRSRDDKHSRRSRRAADDGDSDLPKDHKSLVKHRGPLPSQDASFAIDRGEEPEKPKEKPNYGATGALAAMSNSVAQADGTSITLKYHEPAEARKPPPKDQWKLYIFKGSDIVDTVELGHKSCWLVGRDAAVVDLLAQHPSISKQHAVVQFRYTEKRNEFGDRIGKVKPYLLDLESANGTALNDSQIPDSRYLELRDKDMIRFGDSTREYVLMLAPKE from the coding sequence ATGCCTCAGGTAGAGGAAAGCGATGCCAGAtcgagcaggcggcgcgacgctGATGGGGCTGGCCACGACACGAAGGAaccccgccaccgccgtgacgacgatgacgaagaccGAAGGGAGAGCCGGAAACCCTCAGACCGCGAACGGGGGAGAGTACGCAACAGgcgccgctcgcgctcgccggaGGATTCCGTCAGGtcccgccgacgacccaGGAGCTCGGACAGACACCGCCAGCGCagccgcgagggcgcgcgtGACAGAAGCAGGGAGCGCGGCGAAAGGAGGAGGCGATCTCGAGATGACAAACActcgagacggtcgaggcgggctgcAGATGACGGAGACTCTGATCTGCCAAAGGACCACAAAAGTCTGGTGAAGCACCGTgggccgctgccctcgcAAGACGCGTCCTTCGCCATCGATCGCGGCGAAGAGCCCGAGAAGCCCAAGGAAAAGCCCAATTACGGCGCTacgggcgcgctggcggccatgtccaACTCGGTGGCACAGGCGGACGGCACGTCCATCACCCTCAAGTACCACGAGCCCGCAGAGGCACGGAAGCCCCCACCAAAAGACCAGTGGAAGCTCTACATATTCAAGGGCAGCGACATTGTCGACACGGTGGAGCTAGGCCACAAAAGCTGCTGGCTCGTGGGGCGGGACGCTGCGGTCGTTGACCTGCTCGCCCAGCATCCAAGCATCAGCAAGCAGCACGCCGTCGTGCAGTTCCGGTACACGGAGAAGAGGAACGAGTTTGGCGACCGCATCGGCAAGGTGAAGCCGTACCTTCTGGATCTCGAGAGCGCCAATGGCACGGCGCTCAACGATAGCCAGATTCCCGATAGCCGGTACCTGGAGCTCCGAGACAAGGACATGATCCGGTTCGGCGACAGCACCCGCGAGTACGTCCTCATGCTGGCCCCCAAGGAATAG
- a CDS encoding (S)-2-haloacid dehalogenase (COG:S~EggNog:ENOG503NZQX): MMARTAIAFDLYGTLLSTESIAQHLARLYGDEQAKVIAAQARRYQLEYTWRINSMGMYCSFSDLTRWSFRQATADARAQLTPEQEVQIMDAYNGLDTFPDVDQALTMLAEMPSLDPYVFSNGTVSMVTSSLQTSPSLARASHVLPSTKVVSVDSLKVFKPDPRTYQHMAKASGFEGQLGSVWLVSSNPFDVAGAVAAGLKAAWVDRAGGGWVDGLGGAMGIKPTVIVKGVDEAVEHISRRSG; the protein is encoded by the exons ATGATGGCACGCACCGCCATCGCATTCGACCTGTACGGCACCCTCTTGTCCACCGAATCCATCGCGCAACACCTCGCGCGTCTGTATGGAGATGAGCAGGCAAAAGTCATCGCCGCACAGGCGAGGCGCTATCAGCTGGAATACACGTGGCGCATCAACAGCATGG GCATGTATTGCTCATTCAGCGACCTGACGAGGTGGTCATTCCGACAAGCTACCGCAGACGCCCGTGCCCAGCTCACACCGGAGCAGGAAGTGCAGATCATGGACGCGTACAACGGCCTCGACACCTTCCCCGATGTCGACCAAGCACTCACCATGCTTGCCGAGATGCCATCCCTGGACCCGTACGTCTTCTCCAACGGCACCGTCTCCATGGTAACTTCGTCCCTCCAGACATCCCCTTcgctggcgcgcgcgagccacGTATTACCGTCGACCAAGGTTGTCAGCGTCGACTCGCTCAAAGTCTTCAAGCCGGACCCTCGCACATATCAGCACATGGCCAAGGCAAGCGGCTTTGAGGGACAGCTAGGCAGTGTCTGGCTCGTGAGCTCGAACCCTTTTGATGTCGCaggggcggtggcggccgggcTCAAAGCCGCGTGGGTCGATCGGGCAGGTggcgggtgggtggatgggctgggcggcgccatggggATCAAACCCACGGTAATAGTCAAgggcgtggacgaggcggtcgagcaTATTTCGCGTCGTTCTGGTTGA
- a CDS encoding (S)-2-haloacid dehalogenase (COG:S~EggNog:ENOG503NZQX): MYCSFSDLTRWSFRQATADARAQLTPEQEVQIMDAYNGLDTFPDVDQALTMLAEMPSLDPYVFSNGTVSMVTSSLQTSPSLARASHVLPSTKVVSVDSLKVFKPDPRTYQHMAKASGFEGQLGSVWLVSSNPFDVAGAVAAGLKAAWVDRAGGGWVDGLGGAMGIKPTVIVKGVDEAVEHISRRSG; the protein is encoded by the coding sequence ATGTATTGCTCATTCAGCGACCTGACGAGGTGGTCATTCCGACAAGCTACCGCAGACGCCCGTGCCCAGCTCACACCGGAGCAGGAAGTGCAGATCATGGACGCGTACAACGGCCTCGACACCTTCCCCGATGTCGACCAAGCACTCACCATGCTTGCCGAGATGCCATCCCTGGACCCGTACGTCTTCTCCAACGGCACCGTCTCCATGGTAACTTCGTCCCTCCAGACATCCCCTTcgctggcgcgcgcgagccacGTATTACCGTCGACCAAGGTTGTCAGCGTCGACTCGCTCAAAGTCTTCAAGCCGGACCCTCGCACATATCAGCACATGGCCAAGGCAAGCGGCTTTGAGGGACAGCTAGGCAGTGTCTGGCTCGTGAGCTCGAACCCTTTTGATGTCGCaggggcggtggcggccgggcTCAAAGCCGCGTGGGTCGATCGGGCAGGTggcgggtgggtggatgggctgggcggcgccatggggATCAAACCCACGGTAATAGTCAAgggcgtggacgaggcggtcgagcaTATTTCGCGTCGTTCTGGTTGA
- a CDS encoding uncharacterized protein (EggNog:ENOG503P27X) produces the protein MASISEEESPNYAVFRDCFSTTLLRAQAAGQGSGAGSRKQRRRARPARARKAAPAGRDDVQAARVRSPDPPSRPDADPDADPQQEAAEELAEFIDYLTSSIFDSLPEDLREADHRSWRESEALQAQFALPLTAESVAAVLDLAPPIPETLVTYGLVAADATADSPLPSSAEAFLAPVLTAYLGAVTTAPPATQATRTEACELCGRTWIPLSYHHLIPRFVHEKAIKRGWHRREDLQNVAWLCGACHRFVHHFRGHEDLARDYYTVERLLAEDEVRRFAAWAGRLRWKGGKVRSGR, from the coding sequence atggcgtcgatATCCGAGGAAGAGAGTCCCAACTACGCCGTCTTCCGCGACTGTttctcgacgacgctgttgCGGGCGCAGGCCGCCGGTCAGGGCTCTGGCGCCGGTTCAAGGAAGCAGcggaggcgagcgaggccggcgcgggctcgcAAGGCAGCACCGGCGGGGAGGGATGATGTCCAGGCGGCCCGGGTCCGCTCCCCGGacccgccgtctcgcccggaCGCCGACCCGGACGCCGACCCGCAAcaagaggccgccgaggagctggccgaaTTCATCGACTACTTGACGAGCAGCATCTTCGACAGCCTCCCGGAGGACCTGAGGGAAGCAGACCACCGGTCCTGGCGCGAGtcggaggcgctgcaggcgcagttcgcgctgccgctgacggcggagagcgtggcggccgtgctggacctggcgccgcccatcccCGAGACACTCGTCACGTACGGCCTCGTAGCGGCGGACGCAACGGCCgactcgccgctgccctcgtcggcggaggcGTTCCTGGCGCCCGTGCTGACGGCGTACCTcggggcggtgacgacggcgccgccagcgacgcaggcgacgcggacggaGGCGTGCGAGCTCTGCGGACGGACCTGGATCCCGCTGTCGTATCATCACCTGATCCCGCGCTTCGTGCACGAAAAGGCCATCAAGCGCGGCTGGCACCGCAGGGAGGACCTGCAGAACGTGGCCTGGCTGTGCGGCGCGTGCCACCGCTTCGTGCACCACTTCCGCGGCCACGAGGACCTGGCGCGAGACTACTACACGGtcgagcggctgctggcggaggacgaggtgcggcGCTTTGCCGCTTGGGCGGGCAGGCTGCGCTGGAAGGGCGGAAAGGTCCGCAGTGGCAGGTGA
- a CDS encoding uncharacterized protein (COG:S~EggNog:ENOG503PCW4), with protein MVRPDPSAEATMSSAATSPSPSPSPSRSTSTAAAASTTASANPQPARQRKWHPRVFTGCVNCRRRHVKCDERTPSCSNCTRLHLACNFDRRFVFKAARPANKAPPDQPQCPGQPQQPQQLLLQFTEDAAVVVAPAGAAPDERPASAGSGASCSSGSEAVDGGDLSLSVPASSVVPARTGILSFADASTRGIPVFTTGGVVPPTGPVMGLESCFRISTPDPAAHIHSYEDMYYHHFLNTVSTYLIIYDTPSNSNPYRMLPAMVGNSGLLQDTMRALGAMHLSGLPLAQNRTLHRNAAMNMYSNVVTRVRSLVSSSHSTPNLELLATTLLLCMFEKMSSADSNWKIHLSGAGHIFKTMYSPRPALPGSDGLDGLAVSNTLPLRRFLVSLMSYLDLAASCATGEAPLIAGNYWETLGGGWEYNLGVPSFATSRQPADRTMAQLRNSWSRLMSIQLEICRFSGMIRDGMDDLQKELMHSDIQYRIQSWHESAPDVYLRLEGLNEMPADASPEEAETLTAAACVLGYALGASVYLERTVTRRVGSAAFDPVIKQTVDRMFALNFNFSSGITQLANLWALLTAGIATVDPEQQNRLRERLMGMRNFGFKNVYRVLDTLEYCWEHMKLYGGVDYDEFEAMLASNLVP; from the exons ATGGTCAGGCCCGATCCatcggccgaggcgacgatgagctccgccgccacctccccctccccctcgccctccccctcgcgctcgacttcgacagcggcagcggcgtcgacgacagcctCGGCCAACCCGCAGCCGGCACGCCAGCGAAAGTGGCATCCCCGCGTCTTCACCGGCTGCGTCAactgtcgccgccgccacgtcaAGTGCGACGAGCGCACCCCCTCGTGCTCCAACTGCACGCGCCTGCACCTGGCCTGCAACTTTGACCGCCGCTTTGTCTTCAAGGCCGCCCGTCCCGCCAACAAGGCCCCGCCGGACCAGCCGCAGTGCCCGGGCCAGCCTCAGCAACcacagcagctgctgctgcagttcACAGAGGACGCCGCGGTTGTTGttgcgcccgccggcgctgccccCGATGAGcgccccgcctccgccggctcTGGCGCTTCATGTTCCTCAGGgtccgaggccgtcgacggtggcgacCTGTCACTGTCCgtgccggccagcagcgtcgtcccCGCGAGAACGGGCATTCTCAGCTTCGCAGACGCCAGCACCCGGGGCATCCCGGTCTtcaccaccggcggcgttgtGCCGCCGACCGGCCCTGTCATGGGCCTCGAGTCGTGCTTCAGGATCTCCACGCCCGACCCTGCAGCGCACATCCACAGCTACGAGGACATGTACTATCACCACTTCCTCAACACCGTCTCCACCTATCTCATCATCTACGACACGCCGTCCAACTCCAACCCCTATCGGAtgctgcccgccatggtcgGCAACTCGGGCCTCCTGCAGGACACGATGAgggccctcggcgccatgcACCTCTCCGGCCTTCCCCTGGCCCAGAATAGGACACTGCATCGCAATGCTGCCATGAACATGTACAGCAATGTCGTCACGAGGGTGCGCAGTCTGGTCTCCTCCAGCCACAGCACCCCAAATCTGGAGCTTCTGGCCACCACGTTGCTGCTCTGCATGTTCGAAAAGATGTCTTCGGCTGACTCCAACTGGAAGATCCACCTCTCAGGGGCCGGGCACATCTTCAAAACCATGTACAGCCCGCGCCCAGCGCTgcccggcagcgacggctTGGACGGCCTGGCTGTCTCCAACACCCTCCCCCTTCGACGCTTCCTGGTCTCGCTAATGTCGTACCTGGACCTGGCCGCGTCCTGCGCCActggcgaggcgccgctgaTCGCAGGTAACTACTGGGAGACGCTGGGGGGCGGGTGGGAGTACAACCTGGGCGTCCCGAGCTTCGCGAcgagccgccagcccgcggaCCGTACAATGGCCCAGCTACGAAATTCGTGGTCGAGGCTCATGTCCATACAGCTTGAAATCTGTCGCTTCTCTGGCATGATTCGAGATGGGATGGACGACCTTCAGAAGGAACTCATGCACAGCGACATCCAGTACAGGATCCAAAGCTGGCACGAGAGCGCTCCAGATGTCTACCTTCGGCTGGAGGGCCTGAATGAGATGCCCGCCGACGCTTCGCCAGAAGAGGCTGAGACACTGACAGCGGCAGCCTGCGTCCTGGGCTACGCCCTGGGAGCCAGTGTCTACCTCGAGCGAACCGTGACGAGACGGGTGGGGAGCGCCGCATTTGACCCCGTCATCAAGCAAACCGTCGATCGCATGTTTGCGCTCAACTTTAATTTCTCCAGTGGCATCACCCAGCTCGCCAACCTGTGGGCGTTGCTAACGGCGGGCATTGCCACGGTAGACCCGGAGCAGCAGAACCGCCTACGCGAGCGGTTAATGGGAATGAGGAATTTTGGTTTCAAG AATGTGTACAGGGTGCTAGACACGCTGGAGTATTGCTGGGAGCATATGAAGCTCTACGGCGGAGTCGACTATGACGAGTTCGAGGCCATGCTCGCTTCCAACTTGGTTCCTTGA